A single window of Candidatus Kapaibacterium thiocyanatum DNA harbors:
- a CDS encoding NADH-quinone oxidoreductase subunit K, whose protein sequence is MPTTIPLDYYLILSAVLFVIGVIGVITRRNAIIIFMSIELMLNAVNLTMVAFSAYSGNVAGQMFVFFIMAVAAAEAAVGLAIVLALFRNKQTVYVDEVNIMKW, encoded by the coding sequence ATGCCTACGACCATCCCGCTCGACTACTACCTGATCCTCTCGGCAGTCCTGTTCGTCATCGGCGTCATCGGTGTGATCACGCGCCGTAACGCCATCATCATCTTCATGTCCATCGAGCTGATGCTCAATGCCGTGAACCTGACGATGGTCGCCTTCTCCGCCTATTCCGGGAATGTCGCCGGACAGATGTTCGTATTCTTCATCATGGCGGTCGCCGCCGCGGAAGCGGCCGTCGGTCTGGCCATCGTGCTCGCCCTCTTCCGGAACAAACAGACCGTCTACGTCGACGAAGTAAACATCATGAAGTGGTAA
- a CDS encoding RelA/SpoT family protein produces MARAAAKRRTPALQEPEHIFGLDVEADLAVLLHEGKQNLTRFNEEFVTRAFRFCVEAHRKDVRTSGEPYYTHPLQVAIIVCREIPLDDVSVVAALLHDVVEDTEYSLKDIREDFGSEVADIVDGATKINDVFKSREITQAENYRKLLLSMANDVRVILVKFADRLHNMRTIDVLPRERQERLARETMEIYAPFAHRFGLGNIKWELEDLSFKVLNRSAYDDIKRQLNTTREEREDFIEKFSRPIADRLKENGLKFEISGRPKHLYSIYKKMVTQGKTLDELYDLFAVRIILETRENNDCFLAYGLVSEIYVPVPERFKNYISVPKKNGYQSLHTTVISADGKRVEVQIRTRAMHEFAERGVAAHFRYKAQSGATATWVDSSDLEEWANWVRDIFDSAGDEAPEQLMESFKLNLYQDEIYVFTPKGDLRILPKGATPIDFAFDIHSQVGARCIGAKVNGRIVPLDHKLTTGDQVEILTSRNQTPNRDWERIVITHKAKTHIRRILNEERRARVAEGKDLWEKRAKKHNLHINEDDLERVIAHLKYDSKTDFYAALGTGTLTPEAAAAMIMERLSPGAPAEARPQEEFTFHDFSNSARERSDGIYIVGDNIPAAKVMFSYARCCNPVPGDDIVGIVTIGSGIKVHRTSCHNMAELQDKLRPRLVELQWSKKQRSEFLAAVKITGDDRPGMLNDITTAVISVDNTNIRGVNIDAFDSLFEGILTVYVRDTAHLDRIFDKLHKIKGVRTVERFEG; encoded by the coding sequence ATGGCCAGAGCGGCAGCAAAACGACGGACACCGGCACTCCAGGAACCGGAACATATCTTCGGCCTCGACGTCGAGGCCGATCTCGCAGTTCTTCTTCATGAAGGCAAACAGAACCTCACGAGGTTCAACGAGGAATTCGTAACACGGGCATTCCGCTTCTGCGTCGAGGCTCACCGCAAGGACGTCCGCACGAGCGGCGAGCCGTATTACACGCATCCCCTGCAGGTGGCCATCATCGTCTGCCGGGAAATTCCTCTCGACGACGTCAGCGTCGTGGCGGCACTGCTTCACGACGTGGTCGAAGACACCGAATATTCGCTGAAGGACATCCGCGAGGACTTCGGTTCGGAAGTGGCCGACATCGTCGACGGTGCGACGAAGATCAACGACGTCTTCAAGAGCCGCGAGATCACGCAGGCCGAAAACTATCGCAAGCTGTTGCTTTCGATGGCCAACGACGTCCGCGTCATCCTCGTGAAGTTCGCCGACCGTCTCCATAACATGCGCACCATCGACGTCCTGCCGCGCGAGCGCCAGGAACGTCTGGCACGCGAGACGATGGAGATCTACGCTCCGTTCGCCCACCGCTTCGGCCTCGGAAACATCAAGTGGGAACTGGAGGACCTGTCCTTCAAGGTTCTCAACAGGTCGGCATACGACGACATCAAGCGTCAGCTCAACACGACGCGCGAGGAGCGTGAGGACTTCATCGAGAAGTTCTCGCGTCCGATCGCCGACCGTCTCAAGGAGAACGGCCTCAAGTTCGAGATCAGCGGGCGTCCCAAGCACCTCTATTCCATCTACAAGAAGATGGTCACGCAGGGCAAGACGCTGGACGAGCTCTACGATCTCTTCGCCGTGCGCATCATTCTCGAAACCCGCGAGAACAACGACTGCTTCCTGGCCTATGGCCTCGTCAGCGAGATCTACGTTCCCGTTCCGGAACGTTTCAAGAACTACATCTCGGTACCGAAGAAAAACGGCTATCAATCGCTGCATACCACCGTCATCAGCGCCGACGGCAAGCGTGTGGAAGTGCAGATCCGTACACGCGCCATGCACGAGTTCGCGGAGCGAGGGGTTGCCGCCCACTTCCGTTACAAGGCACAGAGCGGCGCAACGGCGACGTGGGTGGACAGTTCCGACCTCGAGGAGTGGGCCAACTGGGTACGCGACATCTTCGACAGTGCCGGCGATGAAGCCCCCGAGCAACTGATGGAGAGTTTCAAGCTCAACCTCTATCAGGACGAGATCTACGTCTTCACGCCCAAGGGCGATCTGCGTATCCTCCCGAAGGGCGCCACCCCCATCGACTTCGCCTTCGATATCCACTCGCAGGTCGGAGCCCGCTGTATCGGCGCCAAGGTCAACGGGCGCATCGTACCGCTCGACCACAAGCTGACGACCGGCGACCAGGTCGAAATTCTCACCTCGCGGAACCAGACGCCGAATCGCGACTGGGAGCGGATCGTCATCACGCACAAGGCCAAGACGCACATCAGACGTATCCTCAACGAGGAACGTCGTGCCCGCGTGGCCGAAGGCAAGGACCTGTGGGAGAAGCGGGCGAAGAAGCACAACCTCCATATCAACGAAGACGATCTGGAACGGGTGATCGCCCATCTCAAGTACGACAGCAAGACCGATTTCTACGCCGCCCTCGGCACGGGAACGCTCACGCCCGAAGCCGCAGCCGCGATGATCATGGAACGCCTGTCTCCGGGAGCACCCGCCGAGGCCAGGCCGCAGGAAGAGTTCACGTTCCACGACTTCAGCAATTCGGCGCGGGAACGGTCGGACGGCATCTACATCGTCGGTGACAACATCCCGGCCGCGAAGGTCATGTTTTCCTACGCACGGTGCTGCAATCCCGTACCGGGAGACGACATCGTCGGCATCGTCACCATCGGCAGCGGCATCAAGGTCCACCGCACGAGCTGCCACAACATGGCCGAACTGCAGGACAAACTCCGTCCGCGCCTCGTCGAACTCCAGTGGAGCAAGAAGCAGCGCAGCGAATTCCTGGCCGCCGTCAAGATCACGGGGGACGACCGCCCGGGTATGCTGAACGACATCACGACGGCCGTGATATCGGTGGACAACACCAACATCCGCGGTGTGAACATCGACGCCTTCGACTCTCTCTTCGAGGGAATCCTGACCGTCTACGTGCGCGATACGGCCCACCTGGACAGGATCTTCGACAAGCTCCACAAGATCAAGGGCGTACGTACCGTGGAACGCTTTGAAGGGTGA